A stretch of the Prochlorococcus marinus str. MIT 0918 genome encodes the following:
- a CDS encoding HEAT repeat domain-containing protein, with translation MNEDNPPSLNSLFADLNHPNPNINYKASLKMIRFWPEEASIKLINNLDSQNVEIRRKSVKALALFGPDIVNQILNLYMSKEDKIFQVSCLKVLVRIASMYSLNNFKSEINFLLEKALKDDSAEVILTVVSLLKQIGNQSIPVLKMLCRDRNVLRAKAAITALIEIPDPANKDFLQSIANDFSLDKFIRESATEAINM, from the coding sequence ATGAATGAAGATAATCCACCTAGTTTAAACTCACTATTTGCTGATTTAAATCATCCAAATCCTAATATTAATTATAAGGCTTCTCTTAAGATGATTCGTTTTTGGCCGGAAGAAGCAAGTATAAAATTGATTAATAATTTAGATAGTCAGAATGTTGAAATAAGAAGGAAGTCTGTCAAGGCTCTAGCTTTATTTGGCCCTGACATTGTTAATCAGATCTTAAATTTATATATGTCAAAAGAAGATAAAATCTTTCAGGTTAGTTGCTTGAAGGTATTAGTTAGAATTGCATCAATGTATAGCCTTAATAATTTTAAAAGTGAGATTAATTTTTTATTAGAGAAAGCATTAAAAGATGATTCAGCAGAAGTTATATTAACAGTTGTCTCGCTCTTGAAACAGATAGGCAATCAATCTATTCCAGTTCTAAAGATGCTATGTAGAGACAGAAATGTTCTTAGAGCAAAGGCAGCAATCACAGCCTTGATTGAGATTCCTGACCCTGCAAATAAGGATTTTCTTCAAAGCATAGCTAACGATTTTTCCTTAGATAAGTTTATTAGAGAAAGTGCAACTGAAGCAATTAATATGTAA
- a CDS encoding UvrD-helicase domain-containing protein yields the protein MDNASTFLHGLNEEQSKAVNHHQGPLLVVAGAGSGKTKALTHRIAHLISEYKVDPSEILAVTFTNKAAREMKDRLEILLAQKLAEHDLAQPFSTLTFSVQNQLRTRIYRNITKELWIGTFHALFARLLRLDIEKYLDKEGLKWTRHFSIYDETDALSLVKEIVTQDLQLDPKRYEPKKIRWAISNAKNKGILPDQLEREAEAQKGRITANVYRIYRKALSANNALDFDDLLLLPVQLLKQNESVRKYWHERFKHLLVDEYQDTNWTQYELIKLLVTNGEEPSNYNKWSNRSVFVVGDADQSIYSFRAADFRILMGFEKDFGNIEKETIVKLEENYRSTSNILEAANCLISNNKERIDKILKATRGTGDLIKLTRCDDEISEAEAIVHRLRILDAGDENLNWKDISILYRTNAQSRVIEESLVRWNIPYIVVGGLRFYDRREIKDILAYLKLLINPSDSVSLLRILNVPKRGIGKTTVQKFTEAANQLGIPLWEIVTDPEAIRSLAGRSAKGLLEFREIIQSLQSQLNNVSTSEIIQLTLENSGYLKELIATGTDESEERRRNLQELVNAALQYQEENEAADLEGFLATAALASDSDNKDSTLDRVTLMTLHSSKGLEFPIVCLVGMEQGLFPSYRSLDDPASLEEERRLCYVGLTRAKEKLFLFHANERRLWGGAREPALASIFLSEIPDSLIEGDYPLAGGTALRRDRHLDRLTRLDKFSSSSHNHLSNLGIPSNSVRKMSSGPIPGKKWAVGDKIIHSNFGKGQITHIFGSGEKISIAIKFDGMSPKILDPRLAPIKPIEDIS from the coding sequence ATGGATAATGCAAGCACATTCCTTCATGGTCTTAATGAAGAACAATCAAAAGCAGTAAACCACCATCAAGGACCATTATTAGTTGTTGCTGGTGCTGGAAGCGGAAAAACCAAAGCCTTAACGCACAGAATTGCACATTTAATCTCAGAATATAAGGTTGATCCTTCTGAAATTCTTGCAGTAACTTTTACTAATAAGGCAGCTAGAGAAATGAAAGATAGGCTAGAAATTCTCCTAGCTCAAAAATTAGCAGAACATGATTTAGCACAACCATTCTCAACATTAACCTTTTCTGTTCAGAATCAATTACGTACAAGAATATATAGAAACATCACAAAAGAACTTTGGATAGGAACTTTTCATGCTCTTTTTGCAAGATTACTTCGTCTTGATATTGAGAAATATTTGGATAAAGAAGGGCTAAAATGGACACGTCATTTTTCTATATATGACGAAACAGATGCCCTAAGCTTAGTTAAAGAAATTGTTACACAAGACCTACAACTTGACCCTAAAAGATATGAACCAAAGAAAATTCGCTGGGCAATAAGTAACGCCAAGAATAAAGGTATTTTACCTGATCAATTAGAAAGAGAAGCTGAAGCTCAAAAAGGTAGGATAACAGCAAATGTTTATAGAATATATAGAAAAGCTCTTTCTGCCAATAATGCACTAGATTTTGATGATCTGCTACTTTTACCTGTACAACTTCTTAAACAAAATGAATCGGTTAGGAAATATTGGCATGAAAGATTTAAACATTTACTTGTAGACGAATACCAAGATACGAACTGGACTCAATATGAATTAATTAAACTTTTAGTAACGAATGGAGAAGAGCCTTCTAATTACAATAAATGGTCAAATAGATCTGTTTTTGTTGTTGGTGACGCTGATCAAAGTATATATAGTTTCAGAGCCGCTGACTTCAGAATATTAATGGGGTTTGAAAAGGATTTTGGCAATATAGAAAAAGAAACTATTGTCAAACTTGAAGAAAACTATAGATCAACATCAAATATATTAGAAGCTGCCAACTGTCTTATATCTAATAATAAAGAAAGAATAGATAAAATACTAAAAGCAACAAGAGGCACAGGTGATTTAATAAAGCTAACTAGGTGCGATGATGAAATATCAGAAGCTGAAGCTATCGTTCATAGATTAAGAATTCTTGATGCTGGAGATGAGAATTTAAACTGGAAAGATATATCAATTCTTTATAGAACAAACGCACAATCTAGAGTAATTGAAGAATCTTTAGTTCGTTGGAATATTCCTTATATTGTTGTGGGAGGCTTACGTTTCTATGACAGAAGGGAAATTAAAGATATTCTAGCTTATTTAAAATTACTAATTAATCCATCAGATAGTGTGAGTCTGCTAAGGATTTTAAATGTTCCAAAAAGAGGAATTGGGAAAACAACTGTTCAAAAATTTACAGAAGCAGCGAATCAATTAGGCATACCTCTATGGGAAATAGTAACTGATCCTGAAGCAATACGATCTTTAGCAGGTAGATCAGCTAAAGGTTTATTAGAGTTTAGGGAAATAATTCAAAGTTTACAAAGTCAATTAAACAATGTAAGTACATCAGAAATTATTCAATTAACTTTGGAAAATAGCGGCTATTTAAAAGAGCTTATTGCAACTGGGACTGATGAGTCTGAAGAAAGGCGAAGGAACCTTCAAGAGCTGGTCAATGCCGCACTACAATATCAAGAAGAAAATGAAGCCGCTGATTTAGAAGGGTTTTTAGCAACAGCGGCTCTAGCAAGTGATTCTGACAATAAAGACAGCACATTAGATAGGGTTACTCTAATGACTTTGCATAGCAGTAAAGGTCTGGAGTTCCCAATAGTTTGCCTTGTAGGAATGGAGCAAGGCCTTTTCCCAAGTTACCGCTCATTAGACGATCCAGCATCTCTGGAAGAAGAGCGCAGACTCTGCTATGTAGGGTTAACAAGAGCCAAAGAAAAACTATTTCTATTTCATGCAAATGAAAGGAGATTGTGGGGAGGGGCAAGAGAACCAGCCTTGGCATCAATATTTCTATCAGAAATACCAGATAGTTTAATAGAAGGAGACTATCCACTTGCAGGGGGGACAGCTTTAAGAAGAGATAGACATCTTGATCGTTTAACTCGCCTAGACAAGTTTTCTTCTTCATCTCATAATCATTTATCTAATTTAGGTATTCCTAGTAATAGTGTTAGAAAAATGAGTTCTGGTCCTATACCAGGAAAAAAATGGGCTGTAGGAGATAAAATAATTCATTCAAACTTTGGCAAAGGTCAAATAACACATATTTTTGGTAGTGGGGAAAAGATATCAATCGCAATCAAATTTGATGGAATGAGTCCTAAAATTCTAGATCCTCGCTTGGCTCCAATAAAACCTATTGAAGATATTTCATAA
- a CDS encoding bleomycin hydrolase, whose protein sequence is MLDAFSRAVVSADSKGAPIGSAELASLRNYVADANKRIDATLAITQNVSCIAADAVSGIVCENTGLTQPGGHCYPTRRMAACLRDGEIILRYVSYALLAGDSSVLDDRCLNGLKETYIALGVPLSNAIRAIEIMKIATVAIMTETNTGRKMFEGINSGSGAQCKDIASEAASYFDRVINALS, encoded by the coding sequence ATGCTTGATGCATTCTCACGAGCTGTTGTAAGCGCTGATTCAAAAGGTGCTCCAATTGGGAGTGCAGAACTTGCTTCGCTACGTAACTATGTTGCTGATGCTAATAAACGTATAGATGCAACTCTTGCAATAACTCAAAACGTTTCTTGTATAGCCGCTGATGCTGTTTCAGGAATTGTTTGTGAAAATACAGGCTTAACACAGCCAGGTGGCCATTGCTATCCAACTAGACGTATGGCTGCTTGTCTGCGTGACGGAGAAATTATTTTGAGATACGTCAGTTATGCTCTACTCGCTGGTGACTCATCTGTTTTGGACGATAGATGTTTGAATGGATTAAAGGAAACTTATATAGCTTTAGGTGTTCCATTATCAAATGCAATTCGTGCTATTGAAATCATGAAGATTGCGACAGTTGCAATTATGACAGAAACAAATACTGGAAGAAAAATGTTTGAGGGTATTAACTCTGGATCAGGAGCGCAGTGTAAAGATATTGCATCTGAAGCTGCTTCTTATTTTGACAGAGTGATCAATGCTTTAAGTTGA
- a CDS encoding bleomycin hydrolase encodes MKSAVTTVISSADAAGRFPTISDIESVKGSFDRAHARLEAAEKLAVYIDKFTTEALDFVYGKTPYEQANKDKCARDIHHYLRLINYCLVTGGTGPLDEWGIAGMREVIRAQLLPTTAYIEAFTFIRDNVDVPGQMGPQAATEFKSLIDYLINALA; translated from the coding sequence ATGAAATCAGCAGTCACTACAGTTATCTCTTCAGCAGATGCAGCTGGAAGGTTTCCAACAATAAGTGATATAGAATCTGTAAAAGGTTCTTTTGATCGAGCTCATGCCCGCTTAGAAGCTGCAGAAAAGCTTGCAGTTTATATAGATAAATTTACTACGGAAGCGTTAGATTTTGTTTATGGAAAAACTCCTTATGAGCAGGCAAATAAAGATAAATGTGCTAGAGACATTCACCATTATTTGAGATTAATTAATTATTGCTTAGTGACAGGTGGTACTGGTCCTCTTGATGAATGGGGAATAGCAGGGATGAGAGAAGTTATCCGTGCTCAATTATTGCCTACTACTGCTTATATTGAGGCATTCACTTTTATTAGGGACAATGTAGATGTTCCAGGCCAGATGGGTCCACAAGCTGCAACTGAATTTAAAAGCCTGATTGACTATTTGATTAATGCATTAGCTTGA